Proteins encoded within one genomic window of Episyrphus balteatus chromosome 1, idEpiBalt1.1, whole genome shotgun sequence:
- the LOC129906595 gene encoding diacylglycerol O-acyltransferase 2-like, translated as MGKIEPAIYRPKRKIQTIIVGVYIYGGPVIGILLSLLCTKILLCGNIYIRALLVAYGIWLYYDRKRAQESVRGAGVKCMRDNFFWKHFRDYFPIELVKTAELPPNRNYILACYPHGVLGIGVFTNMAVDISKWKELFPKVRPNVGTLAIHFNSPFFRHLIESWGLVSVTRTSLINNLTTSHDPQDPLNLADDCTATAVAVVVGGAREALDSRPGKYILTIKSRKGFIKLAMKTGAAIVPVFSFGEVDVFDQVDNPPDSLLRKMQLLFKKITGISPLLILGRGFFQYSVGMLPQRKRIVQVVGAPIDVPQCDEPNEEEVDKLHQKFMDDLKDIFDTYKDKYIENPEEAVLVMN; from the exons atgggtaaaattGAACCGGCTATCTATCGACCTAAgagaaaaattcaaacaattatTGTTGGTGTGTACATTTATGGGGGGCCGGTAATTGGAATTTTGCTATCACTTTTGTGTACTAAGATCTTG CTTTGTGGAAATATTTACATAAGAGCACTTTTGGTTGCCTATGGAATTTGGTTATATTATGATCGAAAAAGGGCACAAGAATCTGTAAGAGGTGCTGG TGTAAAATGTATGAGAGACAATTTCTTTTGGAAACACTTCCGAGACTATTTCCCTATTGAATTGGTCAAAACAGCTGAACTGCCTCCTAATAGAAACTATATTTTAGCATGTTATCCTCATGGTGTTTTGGG aATTGGAGTCTTCACAAACATGGCAGTTGATATTTCCAAATGGAAAGAACTATTTCCAAAAGTTCGTCCAAATGTAGGAACTCTCGCAATACATTTTAACAGTCCGTTCTTTCGTCATCTTATTGAATCATGGGGTCTAGTCTCAGTGACAAGGACTTCACTTATCAATAATTTAACAACCTCGCACGATCCACAGGATCCACTTAATTTGGCTGATGATTGTACTGCGACAGCTGTagctgttgttgttggtggtgcTCGAGAGGCATTGGATTCGAGACCaggaaaatatattttgacTATTAAAAGCCGAAAAGGATTTATCAAATTAGCCATGAAAACTGG tgctGCCATTGTTCCAGTATTTTCATTTGGTGAAGTTGATGTCTTCGATCAAGTTGATAATCCTCCAGATtctttattaagaaaaatgcaACTACTTTTCAAGAAAATAACTGGGATATCTCCTCTACTAATTTTAGGAAGGGGATTCTTCCAGTACAGTGTAGGAATGCTACCACAACGTAAACGTATTGTTCAAGTTG TTGGTGCACCAATCGATGTTCCTCAATGTGATGAACCTAACGAAGAAGAAGTCGATAAGTTACATCAAAAATTCATGGACGATCTGAAAGACATCTTCGATACTTACAAAGATAAATATATTGAAAATCCTGAAGAAGCTGTTCTAGTTATGAACTAG